In Quercus lobata isolate SW786 chromosome 12, ValleyOak3.0 Primary Assembly, whole genome shotgun sequence, a genomic segment contains:
- the LOC115971066 gene encoding uncharacterized protein LOC115971066: MNSSLMLRRFCCFNTSSSFNSSSKKKPLVFLGSPQVSTTVLDALFNASTAPDSLFQIAAIVTQPPSRRDRGKKVMPSPVAQYALDRGFSSDLIFTPEKAGEDMFLSNLKALQPELCITAAYGNILPRKFLNIPPLGTVNIHPSLLPLYRGAAPVQRALQDGVKETGVSLAFTVRALDAGPVIACERLEVDDQIKAPDLLEFLFSKGSVLLIRELPSILDGSAKVKAKPQDDSKATSAPKITPEECWLYFDKEALVLHNKVRAFAGWPGTRAKVVVIDNKNGHHNILELKIITTRVCSHNNVQGNEVDDVTFVKDALAFPCAGCTTLEVLEVQLPGKKVISAAAFWNGLRGQKVKKL, encoded by the exons ATGAATTCGTCGCTAATGCTTCGTCGTTTTTGCTGTTTcaatacttcttcttctttcaactCCTCTTCAAAGAAGAAGCCCCTTGTCTTCTTGGGCTCTCCTcag GTCTCTACAACAGTCCTTGATGCCCTTTTCAATGCATCTACTGCTCCAGACTCCTTATTTCAG ATTGCAGCAATTGTTACTCAACCGCCTTCTAGAAGGGATAGGGGGAAAAAGGTGATGCCTTCTCCAGTGGCACAGTATGCTCTCGACAGAGGCTTCTCTTCTGACCTCATTTTCACACCTGAGAAGGCTGGAGAG GACATGTTCTTGTCAAATTTGAAAGCTTTACAGCCGGAACTCTGCATTACAGCAGCATACGGAAATATTTTACCCAGAAAGTTTCTCAATATTCCACCATTGG gGACAGTGAATATACACCCTAGTCTGCTGCCACTGTACCGTGGTGCTGCTCCTGTTCAAAGAGCATTACag GATGGAGTTAAAGAAACAGGAGTATCATTGGCATTCACTGTGCGTGCACTTGATGCTGGACCTGTCATTGCCTGTGAAAGATTGGAAGTTGATGATCAAATTAAG GCCCCTGATTTACTTGAGTTTCTATTTTCTAAAG GATCTGTACTTCTAATCCGTGAACTTCCGTCTATATTGGATGGATCAGCTAAGGTGAAAGCAAAACCCCAAGATGACTCTAAAGCTACCTCAGCTCCAAAG ATAACTCCTGAAGAATGCTGgctatattttgataaagaagCTTTAGTTCTACATAATAAG GTTCGTGCATTTGCAGGATGGCCAGGAACTCGAGCTAAAGTTGTAGTTATTGACAATAAAAATGGTCACCACAATATTTTAGAGCTTAAAATTATAACTACAAGAGTTTGCAGCCATAACAATGTTCAGGGAAATGAAGTCGATGATGTTACTTTTGTCAAGGATGCCTTGGCATTTCCATGTGCAGGGTGCACGACACTTGAG GTTTTGGAAGTTCAACTTCCTGGGAAGAAGGTGATTAGTGCAGCTGCCTTTTGGAATGGCTTGCGAGGTCAAAAGGTGAAAAAGTTATGA
- the LOC115971067 gene encoding uncharacterized zinc finger CCHC domain-containing protein At4g19190: protein MEGEEGGIRLSKRFSDKDKGEVDYKTKAGTAWSHSYLNQKPWHPLSYPNQRRKWIAEQTHANRERRAEEVAREYAQEQEFFRQTALISKKEKEKVEMMKAVSFMYVRPPGYNPESAKAAELADADDDKTEHQPPESVPIRDRSGEEKKKPRPKDVFGRHLPTEEEFEVLKNAPRLETGVAGRVKPFGVEVRNVKCLRCGTYGHQSGDRECPLKDAIMPNEESRLKRDDPLNAIIAQTDPSEPLKWELKQKPGISPPRGGFKPDDPNQQIVAEDIFDEYGGFLGGGDIPQLLSNFSSKPKKSKKKHKQKKQQSPSVRESKDTYENEFSEDVERRTKNKKHRVKEKRRNSSESSSSDRSEFDRPKQSRHKHSYLSEDSDADRNCRSKKSRDKHPYSSEDSDFDRSHRSDKSRHKRSCFSEYSNLERHHRNDKSIHKGSYLSEDSDLERHHGIDKSRHKHSYSSDDADPEKHHRGDKSRHKLTHSSKDSDSERHHRSKRSRQKQSYSSDDSDPEKHRRSKRSGQKQSYSSEDSDPGKHCRSKRSRQKQSYSSEDSDPRRYHRIDKSRNKSSLSHSIEDSDKGHHRSKYHR, encoded by the exons atggaaGGAGAAGAGGGAGGAATAAGGCTGAGCAAGAGATTTTCAGATAAAGACAAAGGTGAAGTTGATTACAAGACGAAAGCAGGAACAGCGTGGAGCCACTCTTACCTAAACCAAAAGCCATGGCATCCTCTCTCTTATCCCAACCAACGCCGCAAGTGGATCGCCGAACAGACCCACGCCAACCGCGAGCGCCGTGCCGAAGAAGTCGCTCGCGAG TATGCTCAGGAGCAGGAATTCTTTCGGCAAACTGCTCTCATctccaagaaagaaaaagaaaag GTGGAGATGATGAAAGCTGTTAGCTTCATGTATGTTCGGCCACCCGGTTACAACCCAGAAAGTGCAAAAGCTGCAGAGCTTGCTGATGCTGATGATGACAAAACCGAACACCAGCCACCTGAATCTGTGCCCATTAGAGATCGTTCTggtgaagaaaagaagaaaccGAGGCCAAAGGATGTTTTTGGCCGGCATTTACCAACTGAagaggaatttgaagttttgaaaaatgCTCCTCG GTTGGAGACTGGAGTTGCTGGAAGGGTGAAACCATTTGGAGTTGAAGTGCGCAATGTGAAATGTCTAAGATGTGGAACTTATGGTCATCAAAGTGGTGATCGTGAATGTCCATTGAAAGATGCTATAATGCCTAACGAAGAGAGTCGATTGAAAAGAGATGACCCCTTAAATGCCATCATTGCCCAAACAGATCCCAGTGAG CCTCTAAAGTGGGAGCTCAAGCAAAAACCGGGAATTAGTCCTCCTCGTGGAGGATTCAAACCAGATGATCCTAACCAGCAAATAGTTGCTGAGGACATATTTGATGAGTATGGAG GGTTCCTCGGTGGGGGTGATATCCCCCAGTTGCTGTCGAACTTCTCTAGCAAACCCAAGAAGTCCAAAAAGAAGCATAAGCAAAAGAAGCAGCAGTCACCATCTGTTAGAGAATCTAAAGACACATATGAAAATGAGTTTTCTGAGGATGTGGAGAGGaggacaaagaataaaaaacatagGGTGAAGGAAAAAAGGCGAAATAGTTCTGAATCAAGTTCATCAGACAGGTCAGAGTTTGATAGACCCAAACAGAGCAGACACAAGCATTCTTATTTATCTGAAGATTCGGATGCTGACAGAAATTGTAGAAGTAAAAAGAGCAGAGACAAGCATCCTTACTCATCTGAAGATTCTGACTTTGATAGGAGTCATAGAAGTGACAAGAGTAGACACAAGCGTTCTTGTTTTTCTGAATATTCCAACCTTGAGAGGCATCATAGAAATGACAAGAGCATACACAAGGGTTCATATTTATCTGAAGATTCCGACCTTGAGAGGCATCATGGAATTGACAAGAGCAGACACAAGCATTCCTATTCATCTGATGATGCTGACCCAGAGAAGCATCATAGAGGTGACAAGAGTAGACACAAGCTTACACATTCATCTAAAGATTCTGATTCTGAGAGGCATCATAGAAGTAAAAGGAGCAGGCAAAAGCAGTCTTATTCATCTGACGATTCTGACCCTGAGAAGCATCGTCGAAGCAAAAGGAGCGGGCAAAAGCAGTCTTATTCATCCGAAGATTCTGACCCTGGGAAGCATTGTAGAAGCAAAAGAAGCAGGCAAAAGCAATCATATTCATCCGAAGATTCTGACCCTAGGAGATATCATAGAATTGACAAGAGCAGAAACAAGAGTTCTCTTTCACATTCAATTGAAGATTCTGATAAAGGGCATCATAGAAGTAAATATCATCGTTAA